The region GAGCTTGGGTGAAAAAAGAAATTTCGCCAATTATAGATGAATGCTGTCAGCAGGCGGTTTTTCCTCGCCATATTGTTCCACAGTTGGGCGAAATAGGTTGTTTTGGGCCGCAAATTCCTGCGGAGTACGGTGGTGGAGGCTTAGATTATATTTCGTATGGATTAGCCATGCAAGAATTAGAACGCGGCGACTCCGGCATTCGCTCTACGGCCAGCGTGCAAGGCTCGTTGGTAATGCACCCTATTTATAAATTTGGTAGCGAAGAGCAAAAACGAAAATATTTACCCAAACTTGCATCAGGCCAATATTTAGGCAGTTTCGGATTAACAGAACCAAACCACGGAAGTGATCCGGGAAGCATGGAAACACGCATAAAATTGGATGGAGACTTTGTTATTTTGAATGGCAGCAAAATGTGGATTAGCAATGCTCCGTTTTGCGATATAGCCGTGGTTTGGGCAAAAAATGAAGACGGCATTGTGCAAGGGGTAATTGTAGAACGCGGTATGGAGGGCTTTTCAACTCCCACCACACACAAAAAATGGAGCCTTAGGGCATCGGCCACCGGAGAGTTGGTTTTTGATAATGTAAAAATTCCGAAAGAAAATATTCTGCCCGGTGTAAAAGGTCTAAAAGGCCCTCTAACATGTTTAAATTCAGCTCGATACGGAATAAGTTGGGGAGCCATAGGTGCAGCCATGGATTGCTATTATTCGGCAGTAAAATATGCCAAAGAGCGTCATCAATTTGGCAAACCGATTGCCTCATTTCAATTGCAACAGAAAAAGTTGAGTGAAATGCTTACAGAAATTACCAAAGCTCAACTATTGGCTTGGAGATTGGGAGTGCTTATGAACAAAGACATGGCCACTCCGGCTCAAATAAGCATGACAAAACGAAACAATGTAGAAATGGCATTGAACATTGCCCGAGAATCACGCCAAATACTTGGAGCCATGGGCATTATGGGCGATTACCCGATGATGAGGCACGCTGCCAACCTTGAATCGGTAATTACGTATGAGGGAACACATGATATTCATTTGCTAATTTTGGGAATGGAAATAACCGGAATTAATGCCTTTGTATAAACTCTTGGCTAAAATTATTACCGAGAAAAGATAGTACTCGATACTCACAGCATTCTGACCACCAAAAAAATTTTACCTTTGCAGGGTTGTTTACGAATAGCAATTTAATGGCATTAAGCGGCATGAAATATCTAAAGTTTATAAAATCTGTGGTGATGATTGCCGCAGGTTTGTTGCTATTTGAAAATAGTGCCACAGCCAGCAGCTACGAGAGTACTCCGACCATAATTCAGGTAAACAAAAATCAACAAAAAGACACCGTTGGTTTTAATTTGGTAAAAGACATCTATGCCTTATTTTATAAATGCATTTTAGAAGGAACAATTCCCCTATATGAATCGCATTTAAAAAAGACAAAAATATCTGCCCAGGCACTGCAAAATATTGAAAAACAGCATGAAGTGTCATTTCAAGATTGTGAAGATTTATTCATTTACGAATTGTGGGAACTGTATAAAAAAGACTTTGAATTTCAGGTGTTGGGTTTTGCCTTTTATCAACGTACGGAGGGCAGCACTTTAAATTTTGGGTACGTTGACGCAGCCGACGCAAAATCAATTTTGGGCAGCTCACCCATATCTACAACCATTAATGGCCCTCATTATTTGGGCATGTGGGATGCCATAATGAGTAAAGCGTACAACTTCAATTTGGTAAAATTTGGAAACATTGATTTCATTAAAAACCCCCAAATGGCCTTTAACTTAAAAGATCAAATATTTGGAAACAAAAAAATTCAAACCAATCAAACCGTTATACCTCAAACCAAAGAAATTGAGTATTACGTTATTCCCGGATTGGAGGAAAACACGCCATCCTATTGGCTTTGCCGAGCCATAGAAGATTATTATGCCGAAAACCGGAACGAATATTTTAATAACACCCAAACTCCGGTTGTTTCCCATTTAGATATTAGAACTCCTCTCAACGTAACCAGAATCGAGATAACCGAAAATTGGAACAGATCTTCTGATGGCAACATAATCTACCAGCCAAAATCAATACGTGTTTTTATTAATGACAAACCAATGAATGAAATGAGCATGAAAGATTTTGAGGAAATGAAACTGCTGGTTCAGTTCAAACCTTTCGATGAGTTTTTAAAAGAAAAAACGTTTAAGTTTAATATTAAAAGGGTGAACCACGACCCCATTTACAGCTTTGAAGCCGATGAAATAAAAACAGCCCTTTATACGAAAGACTGGAACAAAATCAGATATACTCCACCCAATTTACTTCAAGACAACAATAGATAGTACTTTTTAAATGAGTTATAAAATAAAGTTTGGAACCGATGGTTGGCGAGAAATTATTGCTCGCGATTATACAGTAGAAAATGTTAGACGCGTGGCATTGGCCACCGCCAAATGGTTGAATAATTCGGGCTTACCCAAAAAAGCGGTTATTGGTTTTGATTGCCGTTTTGGAGGCGAAATGTTTATGAATGCCACCGCCGAAGTATTTGCCAGTGAAGGTATAAAATGTTTGGTTGCCGAAAGTTTTGTTACTACACCAATGGTTTCGCTGGCCACTGCCAAAAACAATTGTGGCGTGGGCATTGTAATTACCGCCAGCCACAACCCACCAGAATATAACGGTTTTAAAATAAAAGCCCACTATGGAGGTCCTGCATCCCCTGCCGAGGTTCAAAAAATTGAAGATTTAATCTCTTCAGAGTCTGTTATTGTTTCAAAAAGCTATGCAGATTTTTTGAAAGAAGGAATTATTGAAATAGTAGATTTAGAAACACTCTACTTCAATCAGGTGGAAAGCAATTTTGACATGGATGGACTCAGAAATGGCAGCTTAAGCTTTGCTTATGATGCCATGTATGGTGCCGGACAAAACATTGTTAGACGACTATTGCCCGATGCCACTTTTTTGCATTGCGAACACAATCCGGGTTTTGACGGGCAAGCCCCTGAACCGATTGACAAAAATCTTCAAGAATTTAGCGAAATGATTGAGATTTCGGAGAATATCGACAGCGGATTGGCCACCGATGGAGATGCCGACAGAATTGGTTTATACAACTCCTCCGGTCTTTTTGTCGATTCACACCATATTATTTTACTGCTCATTCATTATTTGCACAAACACAAAGGTTTAACCGGAAAAGTGGTTACCAGTTTTAGCTGCACCGGAAAAATAAAAAAGCTGTGCAATTTGTATGGTTTAGAGCAGCAAACCACAAAAATTGGTTTTAAATACATCTGCGACATTATGGTGGCCGATGATGTGTTGATAGGTGGCGAAGAAAGCGGCGGCATAGCCATAAAAGGGCACATTCCTGAGCGAGATGGTGTTTGGATTGGGTTGGTAATATGGGAGTTTATGATGAAAACCGGAAAAACACTCGATGATTTAATAGAAGAAATATACGAACTGGTGGGTTGTTTTTCGGTTGAACGGTATGATTTGCACATCAGCGAGCAGCTTAAACAGAGCATTGTGCAGAAATGCAAAAACAATGAATTCACAAAATTTGGTTCATACACTGTCGAAAGAATTGAAGACCTTGATGGTTTTAAATTTCATCTTGGAAACGACCAATGGGTAATGATAAGACCTTCTGGAACCGAACCTGTATTGCGAGTGTATGCCGAGGCCGCAAGCAGCGATGATGCCTTTGCTATTCTCGATGCTACGAAAAATGAAATCGGGGCATAAATTCGTTCTCACTTCACTGCTGAGTTTAGCCGGCTTTTGTGCGTCCGCTCAGCATACAATAGACTCTGCCACCGCGGCAAAACGTAAAAAAACTTTCGTACTTGCCGGCAATGCAATGGCATATTCCGGAAGCATGTACGGGTTATACAACCTATGGTACAAAGATTATCCACTCACAAAATTTCATTTTCATAACGATAATCATGACTGGTATCAAATGGATAAAGTGGGTCATGCCTATAGCTGCTATTATGAAGGAGTTGTTGGAATTGATATGCTGAAATGGGCCGGATTTTCGCATCGAACAGCCTCCATTTTGGGTGGCAGTTATGGCTTTTTTATTCAAACGGGTGTAGAAATTTTTGATGGCTTTTCGGAAGGTTGGGGTGCATCATCCGGCGATATGCTGGCAAACACGTTGGGTGCAGGTTTATCAATATCGCAAAGTTTGGCCTGGCAAGAACAACGTATTTGGATGAAACTTTCCTATCGGCCAACCAACTTTGCAGCAATTAGACCTGAGCTTTTAGGTAGAAATTTTGTGGAAAGGCTCTTTAAAGATTACAATGGCCAAACCTATTGGTTGTCGGGAAACATTGCTTCATTTTTGCCCGAAGAAAACCATTTTCCAAAATGGTTAAACGTAGCCATTGGTTATGGAATTGACGGATTTGTAAGCTCTGACGATAACATTTTTGAGCGAAATGGAGTGACTTACAATTATTCCTTTATTCCACAATTTCGTCAACTCTATATATCACCAGATATTGACCTTACCCGCATAAAAACCGACAAAACCTATCTTAAAATAGCGTTAAGAATGCTTAACTGCATAAAGTTTCCGTTGCCTGGTGTATCATATAATTTACACGCAAACGGCATAAATTTTCATTTCGTTCAATTCTGATTAATTTCGAGGCAAATTTGTTAAAAGAGGTAGTGAACATGCATAAAATTAAATCTTTTCTTTTATTTCTTATTGTTCTTTTGGGTGGCAATGCATTTGGGCAATTAGCAGAGCTAAATCAACAAAATGAATTGATAAAAACTCAAATAGAACAAAACCTGATGCTATCTAAAACTGTCGAAAACAGCACGCCATATCTTTTGGCCATTGCTCGTGGTTATTATCAATTAGATAATTACACAAAAGCCGAAGAATACTTTTTAAAGGTAATAGACAATTCAATGTGCGGAATAAACGATTTAAAAGCATTGGCCATTTGTCTGAAAATGAATGGAAAACAAGTACTTGCTGATGAAATTTTAGGAATATATTTATCAAAAAGAGAGGATAAAACATTGCAAAATTTATGGGATTTGGAGCATACCTATAATGGGAAAAACGTTGATATATTCGAGTCTAAAACAACAAATTATTCGCTCGTTTATGGCAGTGTTTCGGAAAAACAAAATGTAAACTTAAACATTAATCATGGCACCGCCAGCGGCATTATGATGTGTAATAATTTTGCAAATTTGAAATTTGTAGAGCTTCCTGTTTCCGATTTGCTAAGGGTTGGAAACTTTACCGATGGCCCTATACCCAATAGCATCATTTACAGTTATTTATCCGACAACGGATACTATCAACTCTATTTGGCTATCTACAAAAAAGGAAAATTAAAAAAAGTAAAACAGCTATTTGCCGAACAAGAAAAAGCGAATTATGCCTTTCCATTTTTGTATCAAAATCAACTAATTTTCGCCAGCGACAAATCAGGCGGGTTTGGTGGTTATGACCTTTATAAAAGTATGTGGACCGGAAAAACCTTTGAATACATTCAAAGTTTAGGCGAAAAACTTAATACCGACAAAAATGAGATTATGCCAAGCACAACAAACGGCGAATTTTCTTTTGCAAGCAACGGTTTTTTAGGTCAAGGTGGATACGATGTTTTTTTGGCCTCTTCTAATTTTGATTTGGTAACATCCATTCCATTTCCATTTAACTCAACCCACAACGAGTTTGCCATTTTAAATTATGAAACCAACAGTGGAAACGTAATTCGACAAATAAATGGAGAGTCGAATTTGTATAAAATTACTCAAAATAGGGTTTTTGAAAGGAGATTGGTTGGCAGGGTGTTGGATGCTCAAATAGAAGGAATTCCAGAGGCACGAATCTTAATATCTCAATCTATGAAAGGGCAGGGAGTCTATACCTCGAGTGATAACGATGGTGATTTTTGGATGATAATTCCGGATACTATTGATACATGGAATATTGAGATTATAAAACCAAACTTTATTACCAAGGAGTTTACTCTTGATTTGAATACATTGGGAAACAACTCCTTGATTATCAATTTAGACCGAGTAATGCCATTAGAACCTGAGCCTGTTTATATTGTCAGCTCAAAATCTGAGAACGTGGTGCCGACCACCCCAAAAGCCGACACTTTTTTTGATGAGGTGACAAATGAAATTATTATTACAAACCAACCAAGAAAAAAGGACGACATTTTTAATGAAGTGACAAGTTCTGGAAGATATTATATCATTTATGCCTCCAGCAAAACATACGAAGGTGCCTACGATTTTTGGGAAGAATGGAAAAAAACATTGCCTAATGCGGAGATACTAGAAAATCCGGCCAAAGGTGTATATAGGGTGGGCACTTATGCCGGCACCTCGCATACCGAGGCTATGAAGGAATACAAACGAGCAAAAAATATAAAAGCCGATTGTTGGATACTTCGCCCAGATACAAATTAGTCCTTTTTAAGCCAGACATCGGGCAGTTTCATTCGCCAAACACCGTTGCCGTAGGCAGCCACATAGAGGTAAGAGTCTGATTTATCTATTTGAAAATCAATTATCTGAGCAAACTCCTCTTTCCCTTTTAACCGAGTCCAAACGCTGTCGGTTTTGTGCATGTAAAACATTCCAGCATCAGTGGCCAACAACAGATATTGCTGATTGTAAAGTTCTATTTTATGAGCCAAGGTGTTTGGCAATCCATTAGAAATATTCCACCAAGATTGGCCGCCATCAGTGCTTTTGTAAACGCGATAGGGCTTCTCTGTATCATCAAAAATTTCAAAACAAACATAAACTTCATCGTTGTTCAACGGGTTTGAATAAATATCTCCTATTTCTCGCCAAGCTAAAATGGGCAAATTTATGGTAATATCCTGCCAATGGTAAAAACCGGAATCATTAAAAGTACCTTTATAAAAATGATGTTTTAAACCCGCCGGAGCAACCGACCACGTGGGTTCATCTTTTGCCAGATAAACAATTTTCCGGTTAGGGTCGTTGGCATCCAATGCCACAATTTTTGAGTTTATTTTTGGTAAGGTTTTGGTAAGGTTTGTCCAGTTCCCGTTGGGTTTTAGTTGCCACAAATCATGGTCGGTAACCCATATTGTTGAAGAATCAGTAGGACAAAACTGCACCGGATAGATAAATCTATTAGGCATAAAAGGAGTATAAATCTCGCGGATTATACGGTCATCACTTCTATTTCGGAAATAATATTTTGCCCCGTTTTGCGATTGCACATACATCGAATCATTTATCAAACACATGCTGCCATCGGCATATATTTCGGTGGTTTGTCGCCATTGGCTATTTTGAAATATAAAGGTGGATAAATCTTGACCTCCGGCCACCAACATTCCTTTATTTACCACCATGCTATAAAATTGAGTAAGCCGCATGCCTTCTGTTGGCAAATTTGTCCAATTCTCACCCAAATCGGTTGATTTTGAAATGCCTCCATCGTTTCCCACCCAAAGTGTGCCATCATCGGTAAATATCATTTCCCGAATATCATCGTGCATAAATTGCGGATTTTTGGCATACGGAAAACTAACTAACCTAAAATTGTCCGTTCCATTTTTGGCTGTATAAACTCGAAAACTACCAACGGCTAATTCGGTGGTATCAGCAGGATTCCATGCTATTTCGGTGTGATGTACATCAAGTCGGTCGAAAATACGGCCCTTTAAAATATTATACCACGTTTTGCCAAAATCGTCCGAACGGTCAATATAGCTCACACCCTTGTGGGCGTAGCATACCACTAATTGATTGTTATTGAGCGGATTAAGAGCTACCGCAAACCGCCCCGGAAGTGAATCATTTAAAGAAAGCTGGCTATTATAAGTCAAGAAACTTCTTTTTTGATGCCAGCTATTCCCCGAGTCGTAAGAGAAATAGAGTGTTGCTCCGGCAGCCAGCAAATATCCCTGTTGATTATTGTTCCATAAAACCTGTCGTAAGTTTTGACGACTTTTATCGTCATTATCCAAAATTTTTCTCCACGAAACACAGTAGTCGTTTGATACATAAACGTCTGTTTTTGAGCAGGCTAAAAATGAATTCAGCTCATTTTCATTTTGTTCGAGCGAGGTAATATGAACCTGTTGATAAGGTTCGAAAGTTAGTCCGGTTTTTTGCCAGGTTTTTCCCCCATTTTTTGATTCAAGCACACCCAAACCCCAACTTTTAGCCCAATTGTTATTGCCTGTGGCCACCCATAGATGTTTTTTATTTTTGGTATCTACTTCAATATCCCAAACACCGCACACGGGGTTTACATTAAACACAAACTCCCATTTTTTGCCATGATTTTTTGAAAGAAACAGCCCACCGGTATTGCTTCCTGCATATATCCATTTATTTTTTCTACCTCCAAAGCCCATCGCTTCAATCCTACCCAAGCCGTACGGGGTAATTCTACCGCTGTCTGAATTGTCTTTGGCCACATCTTTTGGGCCAACAAATTCCCAATCTACCTCCAACACGTTGTTTTGAGCTTTGACAACCCACGAACACAAAATCCAGACAAATACTATCAAACACTTTCGCATAGCCAAATTTAGTTTTTTCAACAACAATGCCTTTCAAAAAAAAAATAATACACCAACAATAGGGCTTATTACATAACTTTCTACGTTGTTTGCAATGCAACTTTTATATCATTTTGAGATTAAAAGACAACTATATTTTTTACGGAATCTTCCTTTTGGCCGCCATTCTCCGTTTTTACGACTATGGCTCTATCCCATTTACCCACGATGAATTTAGTGCCATTTTCCGAACCAAATTCACTAATTTTCAAGACCTTATAAATCTTGGGGTAAAGGTTGACGGGCATCCGGCATTAATTCAGGTCTTTTTATATTACTACGGCCACTTTTTCGGTTTTGAGGAGTGGGTTATAAAACTTCCGTTTACATTGGCCGGATTAGCATCTCTTTGGTTGTTTTATAAAACTGCCGCAAGTTGGTTTAATAGCACGGTGGCCTTAACATCTACAGCTTTTTTGGCCACCATGCAATATATGGTAATGTACAGCCAAATTGCCCGACCATACATATCTGGTTTGTTCTTTGTTTTGTTGCTCTTTTATTTTTGGACTGAGCTTATTAAGAATCAGGATAAAAAGTTAATAATCAATTTAATAGGTCTAATTTTATCAATAGATTTATGTGCATACAACCACCATTTTAGCTTGATTTTAGCCGCACTTATTTCTATCTCTGGATTTTTGTTTTTAAACCCCTCCGTTAAAAAAAAATACCTCTATGCACTACTGCTATCTGTTGTTTTATACCTCCCTCATCTGCCCATTTTAGTTTATCAACTCCACACCGGAGGAGTGGGCGGCTGGCTTAGTAAGCCACATAATAATTTTATAATCAAATACATAGAATACATTTTTCACTTCTCGTGGCCGGTTTATTTAGTGGCATTTGCATTAATTACCTTTTCTGTTTTTAATCAGGTCAACTTTAATAAAAAAGCGTGGTTGGCATTTCTTAGCTGGTTTGCCATTCCATTTGTTGTTGGCTTTTTATACTCCAGATTCGTCAATCCGGTATTGCAGTTTTCGGTTCTTATTTTCGGTTTTCCGTTTTTGTTGATGTTCATTTTTGGAAAATTGAAACAGCAAAAACCCACCACAAATTTGATTTTAGTAGCCTTTATTTGCTGCGTCAATATTTTTACCCTCATACTAAACCGCCAACACTACACTTTATTTTATCAGTCTAAATATGAGGCATTTATACACGATTACAAAGATTTAGTTTCGAGAGATTTAGACAAAAACATACCTCTTTTGGTTGACTCTCATCGACCCATTACCAACTATTTTTGCGAGAAATTTCAGTTTGATTCAACCAAAATTATTTGGTTTGACAAATTCGAGAGTACCCACCATTTTGAACAATTTTTAGGCGAATTGGCAAAAAAATCGAACTCTTTATTCTTCTCTGCCAATTTTTCAAACGCTCCAAACACCATTCCCATTATTCAACAGTATTTTCCGAGTTATACTCAATTTAACCACTACGGAGTTACGTGCTATTTTTTTCAGCGAGGTACAATAGTTAATGAAACTACCCTCGGCTGGCTCGATTTTGATAGCGAAGTTGAAGCTCCGTTTGAGCAGGTAAATGAAAGAAACATTGTTTCGATAGATTCTTCTGACCACCAATACCAATTGGACTCAACCACTGAATGGTCTCCCACTTTTTCAATTGACCTAAAGCCCTTCTTGAAACATCAAAACCATTTTATTGATGTTTCGGCAAAACTCAAAACCGCCCAACCTGACAGCAACGTGCTACTTGTGGCTACGCTTGAAATAAATGGTGAGAACATCTATTGGAATGCCATAAAAATGAGCGACTACAACAATGACTCGACTGGTTTTACAACCGCCATTCATTCCATAAAACTGTCCGACATTTATCTTAAAAATAATTCGGTAAAGCTAAAGGCATTTGTATGGAACAAAGCCCACCAAGAGGTGTTGATGGATGATTTTAGCATTGTGCTGAGAGAAGGAAACCCCGTGCTTTATGGATTATTTAATGAAATAAAATAGGTTCATACATGTTATACATCCCTCCTTAATTCGGCAAAATCAATCTACCTTTGCCGCATGATTTCAATTTTTAGTCCGAAAAACTGGAAAGAATATAGCCTGATAGATTGTGGCGATTTTGAGAAATTAGAAAGGTTTGGTCAGTTTGTTTTGAGAAGACCCGAGCCACAGGCTATCTGGAAAAAAGCCCTACCCGAAAAAGATTGGAATAAACTAACCGATATAACGTTTAAAAGCACCAGCAGTCATAAAGGCGAATGGTTAACTCCAAAAAATTTTAAAGAACCCTGGTTTGTCGAATATCTCTTATTCGATAAGAAAATAAAGTTTAAGCTGCGGCTAACCGCCTTTAAACACGTGGGCATTTTCCCAGAACAGGCAGACAATTGGGAGTTTATTTATCAACGAATCAAACACATAAAAAAAGAAGTAAACCAGCCCAAGGTATTGAATTTGTTTGCCTACACGGGTGGAGCCAGTTTGGCCGCAAAAGCGGCAGGTGCAGATGTGGTGCATGTGGATAGTGTGAAACAAGTGGTTTCGTGGGCAAACGAAAATCAGCAAATTTCAAACCTCGAAAACATCAGGTGGGTGGTGGAAGATGCCATGAAATTTGCCGAACGAGAGGCAAATCGCGGCAATCTTTATCATGGTATAATACTCGACCCTCCGGCCTACGGTATCGGTGCCAAAGGGGAGCGTTGGAAACTCGAAGAAATGATTGACCCATTGCTCCAAACCCTCTCAAAAATACTTCATCCGCAACATCGATTTTTGGTGTTAAATGCCTATTCATTGAGTTTTAGTAGCCTTATTATCAACAACTTAATAAAATCAAATTTCCACAACGTCCACAAAATAGATATTGGCGAATTGGTGTTAAACGCCGAATCTGGCAATGTCCTCCCATTGGGTGTTATTGGAAGAATAATTTAA is a window of Flavobacteriales bacterium DNA encoding:
- a CDS encoding acyl-CoA dehydrogenase family protein; its protein translation is MHIDFDALKQNNSKMDDFEHPDFMGIDELLTEEQKLIRDSVRAWVKKEISPIIDECCQQAVFPRHIVPQLGEIGCFGPQIPAEYGGGGLDYISYGLAMQELERGDSGIRSTASVQGSLVMHPIYKFGSEEQKRKYLPKLASGQYLGSFGLTEPNHGSDPGSMETRIKLDGDFVILNGSKMWISNAPFCDIAVVWAKNEDGIVQGVIVERGMEGFSTPTTHKKWSLRASATGELVFDNVKIPKENILPGVKGLKGPLTCLNSARYGISWGAIGAAMDCYYSAVKYAKERHQFGKPIASFQLQQKKLSEMLTEITKAQLLAWRLGVLMNKDMATPAQISMTKRNNVEMALNIARESRQILGAMGIMGDYPMMRHAANLESVITYEGTHDIHLLILGMEITGINAFV
- a CDS encoding phosphoglucomutase/phosphomannomutase family protein — encoded protein: MSYKIKFGTDGWREIIARDYTVENVRRVALATAKWLNNSGLPKKAVIGFDCRFGGEMFMNATAEVFASEGIKCLVAESFVTTPMVSLATAKNNCGVGIVITASHNPPEYNGFKIKAHYGGPASPAEVQKIEDLISSESVIVSKSYADFLKEGIIEIVDLETLYFNQVESNFDMDGLRNGSLSFAYDAMYGAGQNIVRRLLPDATFLHCEHNPGFDGQAPEPIDKNLQEFSEMIEISENIDSGLATDGDADRIGLYNSSGLFVDSHHIILLLIHYLHKHKGLTGKVVTSFSCTGKIKKLCNLYGLEQQTTKIGFKYICDIMVADDVLIGGEESGGIAIKGHIPERDGVWIGLVIWEFMMKTGKTLDDLIEEIYELVGCFSVERYDLHISEQLKQSIVQKCKNNEFTKFGSYTVERIEDLDGFKFHLGNDQWVMIRPSGTEPVLRVYAEAASSDDAFAILDATKNEIGA
- a CDS encoding DUF2279 domain-containing protein → MKSGHKFVLTSLLSLAGFCASAQHTIDSATAAKRKKTFVLAGNAMAYSGSMYGLYNLWYKDYPLTKFHFHNDNHDWYQMDKVGHAYSCYYEGVVGIDMLKWAGFSHRTASILGGSYGFFIQTGVEIFDGFSEGWGASSGDMLANTLGAGLSISQSLAWQEQRIWMKLSYRPTNFAAIRPELLGRNFVERLFKDYNGQTYWLSGNIASFLPEENHFPKWLNVAIGYGIDGFVSSDDNIFERNGVTYNYSFIPQFRQLYISPDIDLTRIKTDKTYLKIALRMLNCIKFPLPGVSYNLHANGINFHFVQF
- a CDS encoding carboxypeptidase regulatory-like domain-containing protein yields the protein MHKIKSFLLFLIVLLGGNAFGQLAELNQQNELIKTQIEQNLMLSKTVENSTPYLLAIARGYYQLDNYTKAEEYFLKVIDNSMCGINDLKALAICLKMNGKQVLADEILGIYLSKREDKTLQNLWDLEHTYNGKNVDIFESKTTNYSLVYGSVSEKQNVNLNINHGTASGIMMCNNFANLKFVELPVSDLLRVGNFTDGPIPNSIIYSYLSDNGYYQLYLAIYKKGKLKKVKQLFAEQEKANYAFPFLYQNQLIFASDKSGGFGGYDLYKSMWTGKTFEYIQSLGEKLNTDKNEIMPSTTNGEFSFASNGFLGQGGYDVFLASSNFDLVTSIPFPFNSTHNEFAILNYETNSGNVIRQINGESNLYKITQNRVFERRLVGRVLDAQIEGIPEARILISQSMKGQGVYTSSDNDGDFWMIIPDTIDTWNIEIIKPNFITKEFTLDLNTLGNNSLIINLDRVMPLEPEPVYIVSSKSENVVPTTPKADTFFDEVTNEIIITNQPRKKDDIFNEVTSSGRYYIIYASSKTYEGAYDFWEEWKKTLPNAEILENPAKGVYRVGTYAGTSHTEAMKEYKRAKNIKADCWILRPDTN
- a CDS encoding glycosyltransferase family 39 protein — protein: MRLKDNYIFYGIFLLAAILRFYDYGSIPFTHDEFSAIFRTKFTNFQDLINLGVKVDGHPALIQVFLYYYGHFFGFEEWVIKLPFTLAGLASLWLFYKTAASWFNSTVALTSTAFLATMQYMVMYSQIARPYISGLFFVLLLFYFWTELIKNQDKKLIINLIGLILSIDLCAYNHHFSLILAALISISGFLFLNPSVKKKYLYALLLSVVLYLPHLPILVYQLHTGGVGGWLSKPHNNFIIKYIEYIFHFSWPVYLVAFALITFSVFNQVNFNKKAWLAFLSWFAIPFVVGFLYSRFVNPVLQFSVLIFGFPFLLMFIFGKLKQQKPTTNLILVAFICCVNIFTLILNRQHYTLFYQSKYEAFIHDYKDLVSRDLDKNIPLLVDSHRPITNYFCEKFQFDSTKIIWFDKFESTHHFEQFLGELAKKSNSLFFSANFSNAPNTIPIIQQYFPSYTQFNHYGVTCYFFQRGTIVNETTLGWLDFDSEVEAPFEQVNERNIVSIDSSDHQYQLDSTTEWSPTFSIDLKPFLKHQNHFIDVSAKLKTAQPDSNVLLVATLEINGENIYWNAIKMSDYNNDSTGFTTAIHSIKLSDIYLKNNSVKLKAFVWNKAHQEVLMDDFSIVLREGNPVLYGLFNEIK
- a CDS encoding class I SAM-dependent methyltransferase, with the translated sequence MISIFSPKNWKEYSLIDCGDFEKLERFGQFVLRRPEPQAIWKKALPEKDWNKLTDITFKSTSSHKGEWLTPKNFKEPWFVEYLLFDKKIKFKLRLTAFKHVGIFPEQADNWEFIYQRIKHIKKEVNQPKVLNLFAYTGGASLAAKAAGADVVHVDSVKQVVSWANENQQISNLENIRWVVEDAMKFAEREANRGNLYHGIILDPPAYGIGAKGERWKLEEMIDPLLQTLSKILHPQHRFLVLNAYSLSFSSLIINNLIKSNFHNVHKIDIGELVLNAESGNVLPLGVIGRII